The following are encoded together in the Kribbella voronezhensis genome:
- a CDS encoding DUF4177 domain-containing protein, which produces MKKFEYFTAPLLVHSTKEILDNFGQDGWELVQVVPGLNPENLVAYFKREITES; this is translated from the coding sequence ATGAAGAAGTTCGAGTACTTCACCGCGCCACTGCTGGTCCACTCGACCAAGGAGATCCTGGACAACTTCGGTCAGGACGGCTGGGAGCTGGTCCAGGTCGTCCCGGGCCTCAACCCGGAGAACCTGGTCGCCTACTTCAAGCGGGAGATCACCGAATCATGA
- a CDS encoding ArsA family ATPase — MSTLDLDALIDDPQTRIIVTCGSGGVGKTTTAAALGLRAAERGRKVVVLTIDPARRLAQALGLTELDNTPRAVAEVDPANGGRLDAMMLDMKRTFDEVVLAHATPAKAEQILANPFYMALSSSFAGTQEYMAMEKLGQLHKQAERTGEWDLIVVDTPPSRSALDFLDAPERLASLLEGRFLRLLLAPARGPMRLMSAGVNLAMSVMNKVLGAQVLTDVQTFVAAFDTLFGGFRERADKTVALLREPHTAFLVVAAPQNDALREASYFTERLRAEKMPLAGVVLNRVTTTHVPELSAERSLAAAEKLEEAGKSELTAAVLRLHADKMQQVVSDRKRADRFHRGHRSIPTVDVPALPDDIHDLTGLRTIGELLTAS, encoded by the coding sequence ATGAGCACGCTGGATCTCGATGCCCTGATCGACGACCCGCAGACCCGGATCATCGTTACCTGCGGTTCGGGCGGCGTCGGCAAGACGACGACCGCGGCCGCGTTGGGACTGCGGGCCGCCGAGCGCGGCCGGAAGGTCGTCGTACTGACGATCGACCCGGCCCGGCGGCTGGCGCAGGCGCTGGGACTGACCGAACTCGACAACACCCCGCGCGCCGTCGCCGAGGTGGACCCGGCGAACGGCGGCCGGCTGGACGCGATGATGCTGGACATGAAGCGCACCTTCGACGAGGTGGTGCTCGCGCATGCCACCCCGGCGAAAGCCGAGCAGATCCTCGCGAATCCCTTCTACATGGCGCTTTCCTCGTCCTTCGCCGGCACCCAGGAGTACATGGCGATGGAGAAGCTCGGGCAGTTGCACAAGCAGGCCGAGCGGACCGGCGAGTGGGACCTGATCGTCGTGGACACCCCGCCGTCGCGGTCGGCGCTGGACTTCCTGGACGCGCCCGAGCGACTGGCGTCGCTGCTGGAGGGGCGGTTCCTGCGGTTGCTGCTGGCGCCGGCTCGTGGGCCGATGCGGTTGATGTCGGCCGGTGTGAATCTGGCGATGTCGGTGATGAACAAGGTGCTCGGCGCGCAGGTGCTCACCGACGTACAGACTTTCGTTGCGGCGTTCGACACGTTGTTCGGCGGGTTCCGGGAGCGAGCCGACAAGACAGTGGCTCTGCTGCGTGAGCCGCACACCGCGTTCCTGGTGGTGGCGGCGCCGCAGAACGACGCGCTGCGGGAGGCGTCGTACTTCACCGAGCGGCTGCGCGCCGAGAAGATGCCGCTGGCCGGCGTAGTACTCAACCGAGTGACCACCACGCACGTGCCGGAGTTGTCGGCCGAGCGTTCGCTGGCTGCGGCCGAGAAGCTCGAAGAAGCCGGCAAGTCGGAACTGACCGCCGCCGTACTGCGGTTGCACGCCGACAAGATGCAGCAGGTCGTCAGCGACCGTAAGCGCGCCGACCGGTTCCACCGCGGCCACAGGTCGATCCCCACCGTCGACGTCCCGGCCCTCCCCGACGACATCCACGACCTCACCGGCCTCCGCACCATCGGCGAGCTCCTCACCGCCTCCTAG
- a CDS encoding NUDIX hydrolase produces the protein MVRDLKSQLLSGRMAAEALAFTRERRTPAGPRPAATVILLRDTADGPEVYLLRRQQSMAFAAGMTVFPGGRVDPTDSSIADSWSGPPPAWFGERLGCPPDTAAAYVAAAVRETFEESGVLLAGPSTESVVADTTGDDWEADRVALESRELGFADFLHRRGLVLRADLLGAWAHWITPEFEPRRYDTAFFVAALPAGQITRDVTSESDQVAWLRPADAVRAVEAGELLMLPPTYLCCRDLIPYAAVADALAAAAGREIRAIQPTIRVEDDDLVYLETT, from the coding sequence ATGGTCCGGGACCTGAAATCACAACTCCTCTCCGGCCGGATGGCCGCCGAGGCGCTCGCCTTCACGCGCGAACGCCGCACGCCGGCCGGGCCGCGTCCGGCTGCGACGGTGATCCTGTTGCGCGACACCGCCGACGGTCCCGAGGTCTATCTACTGCGGCGCCAGCAGTCGATGGCGTTCGCCGCCGGGATGACCGTGTTCCCCGGCGGCCGGGTGGACCCCACGGATTCGAGCATCGCCGACTCCTGGTCGGGGCCGCCGCCTGCCTGGTTCGGTGAGCGACTCGGTTGCCCGCCCGACACGGCCGCGGCGTACGTGGCCGCCGCAGTACGGGAAACGTTCGAGGAATCCGGCGTTCTGCTCGCCGGCCCGTCCACCGAATCCGTCGTGGCCGACACCACCGGCGACGACTGGGAGGCCGACCGGGTCGCCCTGGAGTCCCGCGAGCTCGGATTCGCCGACTTCCTGCACCGGCGGGGCCTGGTACTGCGTGCTGATCTGCTGGGCGCCTGGGCGCACTGGATCACCCCTGAGTTCGAGCCCCGGCGCTACGACACCGCTTTCTTCGTCGCGGCCCTCCCGGCCGGCCAGATCACCCGCGACGTGACGAGCGAGTCCGACCAGGTCGCCTGGCTGCGCCCGGCCGACGCCGTCCGGGCTGTCGAAGCGGGCGAGTTGCTGATGCTCCCGCCGACATACCTGTGCTGCCGCGACCTGATCCCGTACGCCGCGGTCGCGGATGCCCTGGCGGCTGCTGCCGGTCGCGAGATCCGGGCGATCCAGCCGACCATCCGGGTCGAGGACGACGACCTGGTCTACCTGGAGACGACATGA
- a CDS encoding MBL fold metallo-hydrolase codes for MTAEVVTPYATRVLAANPGPMTLDGTNTWILRAPESSRAVVVDPGPMLEEHLRAVLEAVAPATVDLVLLTHGHFDHSEGAAWFAAQANCPVRSVDPAFRIPTDHAHGLAEGDVIGADGLRIEVLPTPGHTMDSVCFWLPDDGSLLTGDTVLGRGTSVVAHPDGALGPYLESLESLRAFANSPAGVERLLPGHGPVIEDPGAVLSFYLNHRRERLAQVREAVAHGHKTAEAVVAHVYADVDPILWPAAERSVRAQLDYLNG; via the coding sequence ATGACCGCCGAAGTAGTCACGCCGTACGCGACCCGCGTGCTCGCCGCCAATCCGGGTCCGATGACGCTGGACGGGACGAACACCTGGATCCTGCGGGCGCCGGAGTCCTCGCGGGCCGTCGTGGTGGATCCCGGGCCGATGCTGGAGGAGCACCTGCGCGCAGTACTGGAAGCGGTCGCGCCCGCCACCGTGGACCTGGTGCTGTTGACGCACGGGCATTTCGATCACTCCGAAGGCGCTGCCTGGTTCGCGGCGCAGGCGAACTGCCCGGTCCGTTCGGTCGACCCGGCCTTCCGGATCCCGACCGACCACGCCCACGGCCTGGCCGAAGGGGACGTGATCGGGGCGGACGGCCTGCGCATCGAAGTACTGCCGACGCCCGGGCACACGATGGACTCGGTCTGCTTCTGGCTGCCCGACGACGGTTCCCTGCTGACCGGCGACACGGTCCTCGGCCGCGGTACGTCGGTGGTGGCGCACCCGGATGGTGCCCTGGGCCCCTATCTGGAGTCGCTCGAAAGCCTTCGTGCGTTCGCGAACTCACCCGCCGGCGTGGAGCGCCTGCTGCCCGGCCACGGCCCGGTGATCGAGGATCCGGGCGCGGTCCTGTCCTTCTATCTCAACCACCGCCGTGAACGCCTCGCCCAGGTCCGCGAAGCCGTTGCCCACGGCCACAAGACGGCCGAAGCCGTCGTGGCCCACGTCTACGCCGACGTGGACCCGATCCTCTGGCCGGCCGCTGAGCGCTCGGTGCGCGCCCAGCTCGACTACTTGAACGGCTAG
- a CDS encoding GatB/YqeY domain-containing protein codes for MSNSELKQRLHDDMTAALKARDEIRKSTLRMALTAVTKAEVAGKEARELSDAEVLDVLTAEAKKRRESVTAYREAGRAELADKEQAEADILAEYLPEQLTAEEIAALVTATIAETGAAELGPRGIGKVMGALQPKVKGKADGGAVSAEVKRQLAG; via the coding sequence ATGTCCAACTCCGAACTGAAGCAGCGCCTGCACGACGACATGACCGCCGCCCTCAAGGCGCGCGACGAGATCCGCAAGTCGACCCTGCGGATGGCGCTGACGGCCGTGACGAAGGCGGAGGTGGCCGGCAAGGAGGCCCGCGAACTGTCCGACGCGGAGGTACTCGACGTACTGACCGCCGAGGCGAAGAAGCGCCGGGAGTCCGTGACGGCGTACCGCGAGGCAGGCCGGGCCGAGCTGGCCGACAAGGAGCAGGCCGAGGCGGACATCCTGGCCGAGTACCTTCCTGAGCAGTTGACCGCCGAGGAGATCGCCGCCCTCGTCACCGCAACCATCGCCGAAACCGGCGCGGCCGAACTCGGTCCTCGTGGAATCGGGAAGGTGATGGGCGCGCTCCAGCCGAAGGTCAAGGGCAAAGCGGATGGGGGCGCCGTCTCAGCCGAGGTCAAACGCCAACTCGCAGGCTGA
- a CDS encoding ArsA-related P-loop ATPase: protein MARLHVVTGKGGTGKTTVAAAMALALADEGKRVLLVEVEGRQGLAQLFDVPPLPYVERRIAVGPAGGEVYALAVDAEAALLEYLDMYYHLGRAGKALDKVGAVDFVTTIAPGLRDVLLTGKVYEATRRKAHGRLAYDAVVLDAPPTGRIGRFLNVNHEVAGLAKVGPIRNQADAIMGMLRSDVTRVHLVTLLEEMPVQETLDAVQQLEAIDLRIGSIVVNMVRRSPLDDETLALAVKEKLPAAELTRGLKAAGITAGKEMVTTLAAEAHDHAVRVGLERENRDRIDALGKKVTELALLPDGIDHGALFDLAEELRS from the coding sequence ATGGCGAGGCTGCATGTGGTGACCGGCAAGGGCGGCACCGGGAAGACGACAGTGGCCGCCGCCATGGCGCTCGCGCTGGCCGACGAGGGCAAGCGCGTCCTGCTGGTGGAGGTCGAGGGGCGGCAAGGGCTCGCGCAGCTGTTCGACGTACCGCCGCTGCCGTACGTCGAACGCCGGATCGCGGTCGGCCCGGCCGGTGGCGAGGTGTACGCGCTCGCGGTCGACGCCGAGGCGGCACTGCTGGAGTACCTCGACATGTACTACCACCTCGGCCGCGCCGGGAAGGCACTCGACAAGGTGGGCGCCGTCGACTTCGTCACCACGATCGCCCCGGGACTGCGCGACGTCCTGCTCACCGGCAAGGTCTACGAGGCCACCCGGCGGAAGGCGCACGGACGGCTCGCGTACGACGCGGTCGTGCTGGATGCTCCGCCGACCGGGCGGATCGGCCGCTTCCTCAACGTCAACCACGAGGTGGCCGGGCTGGCCAAGGTCGGCCCGATCCGCAACCAGGCGGACGCGATCATGGGCATGCTCCGCTCCGACGTGACCCGGGTGCACCTGGTGACGCTGCTCGAGGAGATGCCGGTCCAGGAGACACTCGACGCGGTGCAGCAACTGGAGGCGATCGACCTGCGGATCGGGTCGATCGTGGTGAACATGGTCCGGCGGAGTCCGCTCGACGACGAGACGCTTGCCCTTGCGGTGAAGGAGAAACTGCCCGCCGCCGAGTTGACCCGCGGACTGAAGGCCGCCGGCATCACCGCAGGCAAGGAGATGGTGACGACCTTGGCCGCGGAGGCACACGACCACGCCGTACGGGTCGGGCTGGAACGGGAGAACCGCGACCGGATCGATGCCTTGGGCAAGAAAGTGACCGAGCTGGCGTTGCTGCCGGACGGGATCGACCACGGCGCCCTGTTCGACCTCGCCGAGGAGCTGCGGTCATGA
- a CDS encoding penicillin-binding protein, which translates to MRVREKGDRGVVQSVVLFLGVSVLSGALAAGLAIPFAGLAGFGTEKTAETLQDLPVELKTDPLAVKSKMVAADGSLIADLFEQNRIPVKLGQVAPIMRKAIVSIEDDRFYQHGALDAKGTLRALIRNQSDGGVSQGGSSITQQFVKLSLIEKARTEAEVKAATAETYQRKIAELRYAVAVEKQFSKDEILEKYLNLANFGDGAYGIEAASQHYFSVHASQLNLQQAAMLAGLVKNPTGYDPTNSPKRAKDRRDVVINRMKELNVVTAKQAADAIRTPVIDPKKLQKVPNGCASGRYPFYCEWVMSKLVDSKLFGKTKKDSEHYIKTAGLTIKTGLDPRIQAAAQASINKNAKPTDQAISAVTIVEPGTGIVKAMAQNRKYGGGKNETAYNYNTEKSYAGGYGGFQNGSTMKAFTIAAAIQKGFPTTHRINSPDTLDLSNARFPTCDGYTQAGDDYHPKNSTKGGGDLTMVQAAQHSTNTYFLQLSEQVGLCQIAKVAAALGMKDGQTGDPLQQVVSMTLGVGLVTPLMLSNAYATFAARGKYCVPVSVTAVLNSSGKPIGNFGPNCKQVIEAKVADGTTYVLNKVLEPGGTGAHLKFGPSDLAGKTGTINDNKAVWFSGYSSRLAAASVVADVHPTSRTLVGQTHDGSELSFSEVSGSGVAGPIWEDAMRGALKGLPTTHFTQPDDKTVRGDVKDIPSVVGLSPQDATTKLQEAGFTAQVAPGLVKSGEQAGTVAWTSPRQSDGAPEGSNITLYISDGTKGQQPPNTPITPGGPGKPKPNCPPWNPKYPNCGGR; encoded by the coding sequence ATGCGCGTAAGGGAGAAAGGCGATCGTGGCGTCGTCCAGTCAGTGGTCCTGTTCCTCGGAGTGAGCGTGCTGTCCGGCGCTCTCGCCGCCGGGCTGGCGATCCCGTTCGCGGGGCTGGCCGGGTTCGGCACCGAGAAGACGGCCGAGACCCTGCAGGACCTGCCGGTCGAGCTGAAGACCGACCCGCTCGCGGTGAAGAGCAAGATGGTCGCCGCCGACGGCTCGCTGATCGCCGACCTGTTCGAGCAGAACCGGATCCCGGTGAAGCTGGGCCAGGTGGCGCCGATCATGCGCAAGGCGATCGTCTCGATCGAGGACGACCGGTTCTACCAGCACGGCGCCCTGGACGCGAAGGGCACCTTGCGCGCGCTGATCCGCAACCAGAGCGACGGCGGCGTCTCCCAGGGTGGATCGAGCATCACCCAGCAGTTCGTGAAGCTCAGCCTGATCGAGAAGGCGCGCACCGAGGCTGAGGTGAAGGCCGCCACGGCCGAGACCTACCAGCGCAAGATCGCCGAGCTGCGCTACGCGGTGGCGGTCGAGAAGCAGTTCTCCAAGGACGAGATCCTGGAGAAGTACCTGAACCTGGCGAACTTCGGCGACGGCGCGTACGGCATCGAGGCCGCGTCGCAGCACTACTTCTCCGTGCACGCCTCCCAGCTCAACCTGCAGCAGGCCGCGATGCTGGCCGGCCTGGTGAAGAACCCGACCGGCTACGACCCGACCAACTCGCCCAAGCGCGCGAAGGACCGTCGCGACGTGGTGATCAACCGGATGAAGGAGCTCAACGTCGTCACCGCCAAGCAGGCGGCCGACGCGATCCGCACCCCGGTCATCGACCCGAAGAAGCTGCAGAAGGTCCCGAACGGCTGCGCCAGCGGCAGGTACCCGTTCTACTGCGAATGGGTGATGTCGAAGCTGGTCGACAGCAAACTGTTCGGCAAGACCAAGAAGGACTCCGAGCACTACATCAAGACCGCCGGCCTGACGATCAAGACCGGCCTCGACCCGAGGATCCAGGCCGCGGCGCAGGCGTCCATCAACAAGAACGCCAAGCCGACCGACCAGGCGATCTCGGCGGTCACGATCGTCGAACCGGGCACCGGCATCGTCAAGGCGATGGCCCAGAACCGCAAGTACGGCGGCGGCAAGAACGAGACGGCGTACAACTACAACACCGAGAAGTCGTACGCCGGTGGCTACGGCGGCTTCCAGAACGGTTCGACGATGAAGGCCTTCACGATCGCCGCCGCGATCCAGAAGGGCTTCCCGACCACCCACCGGATCAACTCGCCGGACACGCTGGACCTGAGCAACGCGAGGTTCCCTACCTGTGACGGATACACCCAGGCAGGTGACGACTACCACCCGAAGAACTCGACCAAGGGCGGCGGCGACCTGACCATGGTGCAGGCTGCCCAGCACTCGACCAACACCTACTTCCTGCAGCTGTCCGAGCAGGTCGGGCTCTGTCAGATCGCCAAGGTCGCTGCGGCACTCGGCATGAAGGACGGCCAGACCGGTGACCCGCTGCAGCAGGTGGTGTCGATGACGCTGGGCGTCGGTCTGGTCACCCCACTGATGCTGTCCAACGCCTACGCGACCTTCGCCGCGCGCGGCAAGTACTGCGTACCGGTCAGTGTCACCGCCGTGCTGAACTCCAGCGGCAAGCCGATCGGCAACTTCGGCCCCAACTGCAAGCAGGTGATCGAAGCGAAGGTCGCCGACGGCACCACCTATGTGCTGAACAAGGTGCTGGAGCCGGGCGGTACCGGCGCACACCTGAAGTTCGGCCCCAGCGACCTGGCCGGCAAGACCGGAACGATCAACGACAACAAGGCGGTCTGGTTCTCCGGGTACTCCAGCAGGCTGGCCGCCGCCTCGGTGGTGGCCGACGTGCACCCGACGTCCAGGACGCTGGTCGGCCAGACACACGACGGCAGCGAGCTCAGCTTCTCCGAGGTCTCCGGCTCCGGCGTCGCCGGACCGATCTGGGAGGACGCCATGAGGGGCGCTCTCAAGGGCCTGCCGACCACCCACTTCACCCAGCCCGACGACAAGACCGTCCGCGGCGACGTGAAGGACATCCCCTCCGTCGTCGGCCTGTCTCCCCAGGACGCCACCACCAAGCTCCAGGAAGCCGGCTTCACCGCCCAGGTCGCCCCCGGCCTGGTGAAGTCCGGCGAACAAGCCGGCACCGTGGCGTGGACCAGCCCCCGCCAGAGCGACGGAGCCCCCGAGGGCTCCAACATCACGCTCTACATCTCCGACGGCACCAAGGGCCAGCAACCACCGAACACCCCGATCACCCCCGGTGGCCCAGGCAAACCGAAGCCGAACTGCCCACCTTGGAACCCGAAGTACCCCAACTGCGGCGGCCGCTGA
- the lon gene encoding endopeptidase La: MTETLNLPVLPLDDVVVLPGMVVPVRLADTEARAAIDAAQASGQDQVLLVPRLDGKYAKAGTLGEIEQIGRLPGGAQAAVIRGVARVQIGAGTTGPGAALWVGATVLDETTNDKSGELAREYKQLVTTVLQRRGAWQVIDSVKQVNDPAELSDLAGYASYLTNEQKSWLLETPDVSERLAKLIGWVKDHLAELEVSETIQKDVQEGMEKQQREFLLRQQMAAIRKELAELDGKAESEEEDYRARVEAADLPEHVRKAALAEVDKLERTAEQSPEVGWIRTWLDTVLEMPWNERTEDGYDLREARAILDADHAGLDDVKERITEYLAVRRRRADRGLGVVGGRRSGAVLALVGPPGVGKTSLGESVARAMGRKFVRVALGGVRDEAEIRGHRRTYVGALPGRIVRAITEAGSMNPVVLLDEIDKVGADYRGDPTAALLEVLDPAQNHTFRDHYLEVELDLSDVVFLATANVLDSIPAPLLDRMELVQLDGYTEDEKVTIARDHLLPRQLDRAGLGTDEVSIDDSALRLLAGEYTREAGVRQLERSIARVLRKVTAKLALGEELGTLAISAGDLKGYLGTPKFTPDSAERTALPGVATGLAVTGAGGDVLFIEASLADKETGPTGVTLTGQLGDVMKESAQIALSYLRSHGAELGLPVGDLAERNTHIHVPAGAVPKDGPSAGVTMTTALASLLSGRPVRSEVAMTGEVSLTGRVLPIGGVKQKLLAAHRAGLTTILIPKRNEPDLEDVPESVLAELTVHPVSDVRQVLELALEPAQVDARQFAA, encoded by the coding sequence GTGACTGAGACGTTGAATCTTCCTGTTCTGCCGCTCGACGACGTCGTGGTCCTGCCTGGAATGGTCGTGCCGGTACGGCTGGCCGACACCGAGGCGCGCGCCGCCATCGATGCCGCGCAGGCCTCCGGTCAGGACCAGGTCCTGCTGGTGCCGCGGCTGGACGGGAAATATGCCAAGGCCGGGACGCTCGGTGAAATCGAGCAGATCGGCCGGCTGCCGGGCGGTGCCCAGGCAGCGGTCATCCGGGGTGTCGCCCGGGTCCAGATCGGTGCGGGGACCACTGGTCCCGGTGCTGCTCTCTGGGTCGGCGCGACCGTCCTCGACGAGACCACGAACGACAAGTCGGGCGAACTGGCCCGCGAGTACAAGCAGTTGGTGACCACCGTTCTGCAGCGCCGCGGAGCCTGGCAGGTGATCGACTCCGTCAAGCAGGTGAACGACCCGGCGGAGCTGTCCGACCTGGCCGGCTACGCGTCGTACCTGACGAACGAGCAGAAGAGCTGGCTGCTGGAGACGCCGGACGTGTCCGAGCGGCTGGCCAAGCTGATCGGCTGGGTGAAGGACCACCTCGCCGAGCTCGAGGTCTCCGAGACGATCCAGAAGGACGTCCAGGAGGGCATGGAGAAGCAGCAGCGGGAGTTCCTGCTGCGCCAGCAGATGGCCGCGATCCGCAAGGAGCTGGCCGAGCTGGACGGCAAGGCCGAGTCCGAGGAAGAGGACTACCGCGCCCGCGTCGAGGCGGCCGACCTGCCCGAGCACGTCCGCAAGGCCGCGCTCGCCGAGGTCGACAAGCTGGAGCGGACGGCGGAGCAGTCCCCCGAGGTCGGCTGGATCCGGACCTGGCTGGACACAGTCCTCGAGATGCCGTGGAACGAGCGGACCGAGGACGGCTACGACCTCCGTGAGGCCCGCGCGATCCTGGACGCGGACCACGCCGGTCTGGACGACGTGAAGGAGCGCATCACCGAGTACCTCGCCGTACGGCGCCGCAGGGCGGACCGCGGGCTCGGGGTCGTCGGTGGACGCCGCAGCGGCGCAGTACTGGCCTTGGTCGGTCCTCCTGGCGTGGGTAAGACCTCGCTGGGCGAGTCCGTGGCCCGTGCGATGGGCCGCAAGTTCGTCCGGGTCGCACTGGGTGGTGTGCGGGACGAGGCCGAGATCCGCGGTCACCGGCGGACGTACGTCGGTGCGCTACCGGGCCGGATCGTCCGGGCGATCACCGAGGCCGGTTCGATGAACCCGGTGGTGCTGCTGGACGAGATCGACAAGGTGGGCGCGGACTACCGGGGTGACCCGACGGCCGCCCTGCTGGAGGTGCTCGACCCGGCCCAGAACCACACCTTCCGGGACCACTACCTGGAGGTCGAGCTGGACCTGTCCGACGTGGTCTTCCTGGCCACGGCGAACGTGCTCGACTCGATCCCCGCACCGCTGCTGGACCGGATGGAACTGGTGCAGCTGGACGGGTACACCGAGGACGAGAAGGTCACCATCGCTCGCGACCACCTGCTGCCACGGCAGCTGGACCGGGCCGGGCTGGGTACCGACGAGGTCAGCATCGACGACTCGGCGCTGCGGTTGCTCGCGGGCGAGTACACCCGGGAGGCCGGCGTACGGCAGCTCGAACGGTCGATCGCCCGCGTACTGCGGAAGGTGACCGCCAAGCTCGCCCTGGGCGAGGAGTTGGGGACGCTGGCGATCAGTGCGGGAGACCTGAAGGGCTACCTGGGTACGCCGAAGTTCACGCCGGATTCGGCTGAGCGTACTGCGCTGCCAGGTGTGGCGACCGGTCTTGCGGTCACCGGTGCCGGTGGTGACGTGCTCTTCATCGAGGCGTCACTGGCGGACAAGGAGACCGGTCCGACCGGAGTCACGCTGACGGGTCAGCTCGGCGACGTGATGAAGGAGTCGGCGCAGATCGCACTGTCCTACCTGCGGTCGCACGGTGCCGAGCTCGGGTTGCCGGTCGGGGACCTGGCTGAGCGGAACACGCACATCCACGTTCCGGCGGGCGCTGTCCCGAAGGACGGTCCGTCGGCGGGTGTCACGATGACGACGGCGCTCGCGTCGCTGCTGTCGGGACGGCCGGTCCGCTCGGAGGTCGCGATGACCGGTGAGGTGTCGCTGACCGGACGGGTGCTCCCGATCGGTGGCGTGAAGCAGAAGCTGCTCGCGGCACACCGGGCCGGGCTCACCACGATCCTGATCCCGAAGCGCAACGAGCCGGACCTGGAGGACGTGCCGGAGTCGGTGCTGGCGGAGCTGACGGTTCACCCCGTGAGCGACGTACGCCAGGTGCTGGAGCTGGCGCTCGAACCGGCCCAGGTCGACGCACGCCAGTTCGCCGCCTGA
- a CDS encoding RidA family protein, translating to MSHPEEKLAELGLKLPEVAKPVAAYVPAVRTGNLVYTSGQLPLREGSLIATGKNGDSVDPAVGVDCAQQCALNALAAIKAEIGDLANITRIVKVVAFVASTPDFTGQPQVANGASELLGQVFGEAGQHARSAVGVPVLPLDAPVEVELIVEVS from the coding sequence ATGAGCCACCCCGAGGAGAAGCTCGCCGAGCTCGGCCTGAAGCTGCCCGAGGTGGCCAAGCCGGTCGCCGCGTACGTGCCCGCGGTACGGACCGGCAACCTGGTCTACACCTCCGGTCAGCTCCCGCTGCGCGAGGGCAGCCTGATCGCCACCGGCAAGAACGGCGACTCCGTCGATCCCGCCGTCGGCGTCGACTGCGCCCAGCAGTGCGCGCTGAACGCCCTGGCCGCGATCAAGGCGGAGATCGGCGACCTGGCGAACATCACCCGGATCGTCAAGGTCGTCGCCTTCGTCGCCTCGACCCCGGACTTCACCGGCCAGCCGCAGGTCGCCAACGGCGCCTCCGAGCTGCTCGGCCAGGTCTTCGGCGAAGCCGGCCAGCACGCCCGCAGCGCCGTCGGCGTACCGGTGCTGCCCTTGGACGCCCCGGTCGAGGTCGAACTGATCGTCGAGGTCAGCTGA
- a CDS encoding metallophosphoesterase, with product MSFTGLAARTLKTTAVVAGVGAACVAYAAGVEVRWYTLRRFTVPVLPAGSDPVKVLHLSDLHLMPNQERKIRWVNELAQLEPDLVVNTGDNLSSPHSVLPLLRAHGALLDLPGVFVFGSNDYWKPHFKNPVNYLLPAQKQRHKPHGPNLPFEEMRKAFTDAGWADLNNAKTTLKVNGLRLDFAGTDDPHIKRDRYAEVAGEVDPTADLSIGVTHAPYQRVLNGFVGDGYPLVLAGHTHGGQLAVPIYGALVTNCDLDTSRVKGLTSWGHNGRQAALHVSAGLGTSPYAPVRFACRPEATLLTLVPRINPISSQR from the coding sequence ATGAGTTTTACGGGGCTTGCCGCCAGGACGTTGAAGACCACGGCCGTCGTCGCGGGCGTCGGCGCGGCCTGCGTCGCGTACGCGGCCGGGGTCGAGGTCCGCTGGTACACCTTGCGCCGCTTCACGGTTCCGGTGCTGCCGGCCGGCTCCGACCCGGTCAAGGTGCTGCACCTGTCCGACCTGCACCTGATGCCGAACCAGGAGCGCAAGATCCGCTGGGTCAACGAGCTCGCCCAGCTGGAGCCCGACCTGGTCGTCAACACCGGCGACAACCTCTCCAGCCCGCACTCGGTGCTGCCGCTGCTCCGCGCGCACGGCGCCCTGCTGGACCTGCCCGGTGTCTTCGTGTTCGGCTCCAACGACTACTGGAAGCCGCACTTCAAGAACCCGGTCAACTACTTGCTCCCGGCCCAGAAGCAGCGGCACAAACCCCACGGCCCGAACCTCCCGTTCGAGGAGATGCGCAAAGCCTTCACCGACGCCGGCTGGGCCGACCTGAACAACGCGAAGACCACCCTCAAGGTGAACGGCCTGCGCCTGGACTTCGCCGGCACCGACGACCCGCACATCAAGCGAGACCGGTACGCCGAGGTCGCGGGCGAGGTGGATCCCACGGCGGACCTGTCGATCGGGGTCACCCACGCGCCGTACCAGCGGGTCCTGAACGGTTTCGTCGGCGACGGGTATCCGCTGGTCCTCGCCGGGCACACCCACGGCGGCCAACTCGCGGTACCGATCTACGGCGCCCTGGTGACGAACTGCGACCTCGACACGTCCCGGGTGAAGGGTCTGACCAGCTGGGGTCACAACGGCCGCCAGGCGGCGTTGCACGTGTCGGCCGGCCTCGGCACCTCGCCGTACGCGCCGGTCCGTTTCGCCTGCCGGCCGGAGGCGACCCTGCTCACTTTGGTGCCGCGGATTAACCCGATTTCGTCCCAGCGGTAG